Proteins from one Streptomyces genisteinicus genomic window:
- a CDS encoding LacI family DNA-binding transcriptional regulator, with translation MTAPARLADIAAQAGVSEATVSRVLNGKPGVAATTRQSVLAALDVLGYERPVRLRLRSAGLVGLITPELENPIFPALAQVIGQALTRQGYTPVLATQTPGGSTEDELTEMLVERGVSGIIFVSGLHADTTADTQRYERLRAQGVPFVLVDGFSPHVRAPFISPDDRGAMQLAVTHLVSLGHVRLGLAVGPRRFVPVQRKIEGFVRAVGDQLGCDPHTVEHELIQHSLYTLEGGQAAASALMDRGCTAVVCASDMMALGAIRAARQRGLEVPDDVSVVGFDDSPLIAFTDPPLTTVRKPVPAMGQATVRALLEEIGDAHSGEGAGRRAPVHGEFVFMPELVVRGSTASAPRQTPLPDPRVPPRP, from the coding sequence GTGACCGCTCCCGCACGCCTGGCCGACATCGCCGCCCAGGCGGGGGTCAGCGAAGCGACGGTGAGCCGGGTTCTCAACGGGAAGCCCGGAGTCGCCGCGACCACCCGCCAGTCCGTCCTCGCCGCTCTCGACGTGCTCGGCTACGAGCGCCCCGTGCGGCTGCGGCTGCGCAGCGCCGGCCTGGTCGGACTGATCACGCCCGAGCTGGAGAACCCGATCTTCCCCGCGCTCGCGCAGGTGATCGGCCAGGCGCTGACCCGCCAGGGGTACACCCCGGTGCTCGCCACCCAGACGCCCGGCGGCTCCACCGAGGACGAGCTGACCGAGATGCTGGTGGAGCGGGGCGTCTCCGGGATCATCTTCGTGTCCGGTCTGCACGCCGACACCACCGCGGACACCCAGCGCTACGAGCGGCTGCGCGCGCAGGGGGTGCCGTTCGTCCTCGTGGACGGGTTCTCGCCGCACGTGCGGGCGCCGTTCATCTCGCCGGACGACCGCGGGGCGATGCAGCTGGCGGTGACCCATCTGGTGTCGCTCGGTCACGTACGGCTCGGACTGGCCGTCGGGCCGCGCCGTTTCGTCCCGGTGCAGCGGAAGATCGAGGGATTCGTCCGGGCGGTCGGCGACCAGCTCGGCTGCGATCCGCACACCGTCGAGCACGAGCTGATACAGCACTCGCTCTACACCTTGGAGGGCGGCCAGGCCGCCGCCTCCGCGCTGATGGACCGCGGGTGCACGGCCGTCGTCTGCGCCAGCGACATGATGGCGCTGGGCGCGATACGGGCGGCCCGGCAGCGGGGGCTGGAGGTGCCGGACGACGTCTCCGTCGTGGGTTTCGACGACTCCCCGCTGATCGCCTTCACCGATCCGCCGCTGACCACGGTGCGCAAGCCGGTGCCCGCGATGGGGCAGGCCACGGTACGCGCGCTGCTGGAGGAGATCGGCGACGCGCACTCGGGCGAGGGGGCCGGGCGGCGGGCTCCGGTGCACGGGGAGTTCGTGTTCATGCCGGAGCTGGTGGTGCGCGGTTCCACGGCCTCCGCCCCCCGGCAGACCCCCCTGCCGGACCCCCGGGTACCCCCTCGTCCGTAG
- a CDS encoding phosphatase PAP2 family protein — translation MGEATVKTLDSRTATPSPITEDEAAVPSTQHDDAQHDEARPDGARRRRAPRRVRRPRIWFEVLLIAVSYWTYSLIRNAVPEQKEQALRNADWIWEAEKTLGIAVEQSVNHAVNSVTWLIVAMNYYYATLHFVVTIGVLVWLYRWHPGRYAAARLVLFATTGVALVGYYLYPLAPPRLMNGQDFVDTVLVHQTWGSMASGNLKNMSNQYAAMPSMHIGWSLWSGLIICALATAPWAKILGALYPTLTLVVIVATANHFWLDAVGGMICLAFGFGVSYAWYRALPQGLPRQVSAEPDTPRTPLAARLGRLRGRSRA, via the coding sequence ATGGGTGAAGCGACCGTGAAGACTCTCGACAGCCGGACGGCGACCCCGTCACCCATCACGGAGGACGAGGCCGCGGTCCCCTCCACGCAGCACGACGACGCGCAGCACGACGAGGCGCGCCCCGACGGTGCGCGCCGCCGCCGCGCACCGCGGCGGGTCCGGCGTCCGCGGATCTGGTTCGAAGTCCTGCTGATCGCGGTGAGTTACTGGACGTATTCGCTGATCCGCAACGCGGTCCCGGAGCAGAAGGAGCAGGCGCTCCGCAACGCCGACTGGATCTGGGAGGCCGAGAAGACCCTCGGCATAGCGGTGGAGCAGTCCGTCAACCACGCCGTGAACTCGGTGACGTGGCTGATCGTGGCGATGAACTACTACTACGCGACGCTCCACTTCGTGGTGACCATCGGCGTCCTCGTCTGGCTCTACCGGTGGCACCCGGGCCGCTACGCCGCGGCCCGGCTGGTCCTGTTCGCCACCACCGGTGTGGCACTGGTCGGTTACTACCTGTATCCGCTCGCGCCGCCCCGGCTGATGAACGGGCAGGACTTCGTCGACACCGTGCTGGTGCACCAGACCTGGGGCTCCATGGCCTCCGGCAACCTCAAGAACATGTCCAACCAGTACGCGGCGATGCCGTCGATGCACATCGGCTGGTCGCTCTGGTCCGGGCTGATCATCTGCGCGCTGGCGACGGCCCCGTGGGCGAAGATCCTGGGCGCCCTGTACCCGACGCTCACCCTGGTCGTGATCGTGGCGACCGCGAACCACTTCTGGCTCGACGCGGTGGGCGGCATGATCTGCCTGGCGTTCGGCTTCGGCGTCTCGTACGCCTGGTACCGGGCGCTCCCCCAGGGGCTGCCTCGGCAGGTGTCCGCGGAGCCGGACACCCCGCGCACCCCGCTCGCCGCGCGGCTCGGCCGCCTGCGCGGCCGCTCTCGGGCGTAG
- a CDS encoding bifunctional [glutamine synthetase] adenylyltransferase/[glutamine synthetase]-adenylyl-L-tyrosine phosphorylase, which translates to MTPGRRSSTFSRLLRHGFTDPSAAERLLDLPAMSAVRGDPVLLDALGATADPDLALRSLVRIAEAHEEGERRRFLDTLVTAKPLRDRLLGVLGASEALGDHLARHPHDWQALYTYESTDLHPGVAEFERGLADADDAVALRVSYRRCLLAIAARDVCGTTDVAQAAAELADLATATLRAALAIARAAAPEDAALCRLAVIAMGKCGGHELNYVSDVDVIFVGEPVGGADEAKALQAATRLASHLMRICSETTVEGTIWPVDANLRPEGRNGPLVRTLSSHLAYYQRWAKTWEFQALLKARAVAGDLTLGEEYIQAVSPLVWQAAERENFVPDVQKMRRRVVDNIPAAEIERELKLGPGGLRDVEFAVQLLQLVHGRSDAGLRSGTTLDALQALASGGYVGRADAAQLDDAYRFLRAMEHRIQLYRLRRTHLVPDQEADLRRLGRSLGLRTDPVPAVNREWRRHASVVRRLHEKIFYRPLLDAVAQLGPGEARLSAKAAGQRLEALGYADPVTALRHLEALSSGVSRKAAIQRTLLPVLLGWFADSADPDAGLLGFRKVSDALGQTPWYLRLLRDEGAAAENLARVLSAGRLAPDLLLRAPEAVAILGDPGGLTPRGREHLEQEVLAAVGRADTAEAAVAAARGVRRRELFRTAAADLIGSYGTEDSPAEADPGALVDRTGTAVTDLTAATIAGALRAAVRAEWGDTLPTRFAVIGMGRFGGGELGYGSDADVLFVHEPREGVGEQEAARAANTVVAEMRRLLQLPTADPPLLIDADLRPEGKSGPLVRTLPSYEAYYRRWSLVWESQALLRARPMAGDRDLADRFIALVDPLRYPERGLGEDAEREIRRLKARMESERLPRGADPTLHAKLGRGGLSDVEWTVQLLQMRHAWSVPELRTTGTRQALAAARDAGLIDADDAAVLDEAWVLATRVRAGVMLVRGRAGDTFPSDGRELAAVGRYLGYGPGHVGDMLDDYRRVTRRARAVVEEVFYGG; encoded by the coding sequence ATGACCCCGGGGCGCAGAAGCAGCACGTTCAGCCGGCTCCTCCGGCACGGCTTCACGGACCCGTCCGCCGCCGAGCGGCTCCTCGACCTGCCCGCGATGTCGGCCGTGCGCGGCGACCCCGTCCTGCTCGACGCGCTCGGGGCCACCGCCGACCCCGATCTGGCGCTGCGCTCCCTCGTCCGGATCGCGGAGGCCCACGAGGAGGGGGAGCGCCGCCGCTTCCTCGACACCCTCGTCACCGCCAAACCGCTGCGCGACCGGCTGCTCGGCGTCCTCGGCGCCTCCGAGGCGCTCGGCGACCACCTGGCCCGCCACCCGCACGACTGGCAGGCCCTCTACACCTACGAGTCCACCGACCTGCACCCCGGCGTGGCCGAGTTCGAGCGCGGTCTCGCCGACGCGGACGACGCGGTGGCGCTGCGCGTCTCCTACCGCCGCTGCCTGCTCGCCATCGCCGCCCGCGACGTGTGCGGCACGACCGACGTGGCCCAGGCGGCCGCCGAACTCGCCGACCTCGCCACCGCCACCCTGCGGGCCGCGCTCGCCATCGCCCGCGCCGCCGCCCCCGAGGACGCCGCCCTGTGCCGGCTGGCCGTGATCGCGATGGGCAAGTGCGGCGGCCACGAGCTGAACTACGTCTCCGACGTCGACGTGATCTTCGTCGGCGAGCCGGTGGGCGGCGCCGACGAGGCCAAGGCGCTCCAGGCCGCGACCCGGCTCGCCTCCCATCTGATGCGGATCTGCTCGGAGACCACCGTCGAGGGCACCATCTGGCCCGTCGACGCCAACCTGCGGCCCGAGGGGCGCAACGGCCCGCTGGTCCGCACCCTCTCCAGCCACCTGGCGTACTACCAGCGCTGGGCCAAGACCTGGGAGTTCCAGGCCCTGCTGAAGGCCCGCGCGGTCGCCGGCGACCTGACGCTCGGCGAGGAGTACATCCAGGCCGTCTCGCCGCTGGTCTGGCAGGCCGCCGAACGCGAGAACTTCGTCCCCGACGTCCAGAAGATGCGCCGCCGCGTGGTCGACAACATCCCGGCCGCCGAGATCGAGCGCGAACTGAAACTCGGGCCCGGCGGGCTGCGGGACGTCGAGTTCGCCGTACAGCTCCTCCAGCTGGTGCACGGCCGCAGCGACGCCGGTCTGCGCAGCGGCACCACCCTGGACGCCCTCCAGGCGCTGGCGTCCGGCGGATACGTGGGCCGCGCCGACGCCGCCCAGCTCGACGACGCCTACCGCTTCCTGCGCGCCATGGAGCACCGCATCCAGCTGTACCGGCTGCGCCGCACCCACCTGGTGCCCGACCAGGAGGCGGACCTGCGGCGCCTGGGCCGCTCGCTCGGGCTGCGGACCGACCCGGTCCCGGCCGTCAACCGGGAGTGGCGGCGCCACGCGTCGGTCGTGCGCCGGCTGCACGAGAAGATCTTCTACCGCCCGCTGCTGGACGCCGTCGCCCAGCTCGGCCCCGGCGAGGCGCGGCTCAGCGCCAAGGCGGCCGGCCAGCGGCTGGAGGCGCTCGGCTACGCCGACCCGGTCACCGCGCTGCGCCACCTGGAGGCGCTGTCCTCCGGGGTCAGCCGCAAGGCCGCCATCCAGCGCACCCTGCTGCCCGTGCTGCTCGGCTGGTTCGCCGACTCCGCCGACCCCGACGCGGGGCTCCTCGGCTTCCGCAAGGTCTCGGACGCCCTCGGGCAGACCCCCTGGTACCTGCGGCTGCTGCGGGACGAGGGCGCGGCGGCGGAGAACCTGGCCCGGGTGCTGTCCGCCGGACGCCTCGCCCCGGACCTGCTGCTGCGCGCGCCGGAGGCGGTCGCCATCCTCGGCGACCCCGGCGGGCTGACCCCGCGCGGGCGCGAGCACCTGGAGCAGGAGGTGCTCGCCGCCGTCGGCCGCGCCGACACCGCGGAAGCGGCCGTCGCCGCGGCCCGCGGGGTGCGCCGGCGCGAGCTGTTCCGCACCGCGGCGGCCGACCTCATCGGCTCGTACGGCACCGAGGACAGCCCCGCCGAGGCCGATCCCGGGGCCCTCGTCGACCGGACCGGCACCGCCGTCACCGACCTGACCGCGGCCACGATCGCCGGGGCCCTGCGGGCGGCGGTGCGCGCCGAGTGGGGCGACACCCTGCCCACCCGGTTCGCCGTCATCGGGATGGGCCGTTTCGGCGGCGGGGAGCTCGGCTACGGCTCCGACGCCGACGTGCTGTTCGTCCACGAGCCCCGCGAGGGCGTCGGCGAACAGGAGGCGGCGCGCGCCGCGAACACCGTGGTCGCCGAGATGCGTCGGCTGCTCCAGCTGCCGACCGCCGATCCGCCGCTGCTCATCGACGCCGATCTGCGGCCCGAGGGGAAGAGCGGCCCGCTGGTCCGCACCCTCCCCTCCTACGAGGCGTACTACCGCCGCTGGTCCCTGGTCTGGGAGAGCCAGGCCCTGCTGCGCGCCCGGCCCATGGCCGGCGACCGGGACCTGGCCGACCGCTTCATCGCCCTGGTCGACCCGCTGCGCTACCCGGAGCGGGGTCTCGGGGAGGACGCGGAGCGCGAGATCCGCCGGCTCAAGGCGCGCATGGAGTCCGAGCGGCTGCCGCGCGGAGCCGACCCGACCCTTCACGCGAAACTGGGCCGCGGCGGCCTCAGTGACGTCGAGTGGACCGTGCAGCTGCTGCAGATGCGCCACGCCTGGTCGGTGCCCGAGCTGCGCACCACCGGGACCCGGCAGGCGCTGGCGGCGGCCCGGGACGCCGGTCTGATCGACGCCGACGACGCGGCCGTCCTCGACGAGGCCTGGGTGCTGGCCACCCGGGTGCGGGCGGGCGTGATGCTGGTCCGCGGCCGCGCCGGCGACACCTTCCCCTCCGACGGCCGCGAACTGGCGGCGGTCGGCCGCTACCTCGGCTACGGGCCGGGTCACGTGGGGGACATGCTGGACGACTACCGCCGCGTCACCCGCCGGGCACGGGCCGTGGTGGAGGAGGTGTTCTACGGGGGCTGA
- a CDS encoding PIG-L family deacetylase encodes MRTSGPRLRSALLSRRGPTAALLIAPVAVAGWFAGAAGGASPAPRAAGDTAAAHSAPRPSVPPPARKGETGGGAAAPASHGPASVVQVVAHPDDDLFFMNPDTRQSLVSGSRLTSVYLTAGESDGVNAARTGPLSPPSPPAADKAAYAEARQNGIRAAYAEMATGDRTSPWRRTAIPTAGGATAELDVLAARPGIALVWVQLREAGSVTGDRPVSLHGLWDGRVGALPSQLASGSPVRRDFAYTKEDVVATVSGLLERFRPTHVRMQDPTPGRVGGDGPYTDHQDHLFGARFAQAALARYARVPDRPAFSVQNYLGYFTSGLPRTLDPGAAAAKLRTMHTYAWTDPGNYCGSPAGCGDRKVAARPRGHGWTDSVRYTRGESTSWTQPGRDGGLWAFSVLDTRLAVWHRAPGAHGAWSGPRLLPGAGLDSGVTSVRLRDGRVAVFATRTTLGEGPGGYRREVVSAVQRTPDGAFGPWRSLGTPERDDASGLSDISAPAAAVDRAGRITVYLRTSRYTLSSLAQRDDGSWTGWRDRGGRDLHGDPVVASDASGRQHVFAAGPATVWSWTQQAPGAPLTGPAATGLPPTTLALSAAPDGDGVRLWFRKPASGAVRTVRFSGPVASGVTELGGPAGFGPVSASGPGNTLLAARSGTGVPGVSFPPAGGNGAAGSGGSGGAGAAGRTADTGRWHAAGPLFVGAPSGTGTGLGAVGQDGRLYWSPPGGSGGWTPVG; translated from the coding sequence ATGCGCACGTCCGGGCCCCGCCTCCGCTCCGCCCTGCTGTCCCGTCGCGGCCCGACGGCAGCTCTCCTGATCGCCCCGGTCGCGGTGGCCGGCTGGTTCGCCGGCGCGGCCGGCGGTGCGTCACCCGCCCCCCGTGCGGCCGGTGACACCGCCGCGGCGCACAGCGCGCCGAGACCGTCCGTGCCCCCGCCGGCGCGGAAGGGGGAGACCGGCGGCGGTGCCGCGGCGCCCGCCTCGCACGGCCCGGCGTCGGTGGTGCAGGTCGTCGCCCATCCCGACGACGACCTCTTCTTCATGAACCCGGACACCCGGCAGTCCCTCGTCTCCGGCTCCCGGCTGACCTCCGTGTACCTCACGGCGGGCGAGTCGGACGGGGTGAACGCGGCCCGCACCGGGCCGCTGAGTCCCCCGTCCCCGCCCGCCGCCGACAAGGCCGCCTACGCGGAGGCCCGGCAGAACGGCATACGCGCCGCCTACGCCGAGATGGCGACCGGCGACCGCACCAGCCCGTGGCGGCGGACCGCGATACCCACCGCGGGCGGCGCGACGGCCGAGCTGGACGTGCTCGCCGCCCGCCCCGGGATCGCGCTGGTCTGGGTCCAGCTGCGGGAGGCCGGATCGGTCACCGGAGACCGGCCGGTGAGCCTGCACGGGCTGTGGGACGGGCGGGTCGGCGCCCTCCCCTCGCAGCTCGCCTCCGGCTCCCCGGTGCGGCGGGACTTCGCGTACACCAAGGAGGACGTCGTCGCCACGGTGTCGGGGCTGCTGGAGCGGTTCAGGCCCACCCATGTGCGGATGCAGGACCCGACGCCCGGCCGGGTCGGCGGCGACGGCCCGTACACCGACCACCAGGACCACCTCTTCGGCGCCCGGTTCGCCCAGGCGGCCCTCGCCCGCTACGCGCGCGTCCCGGACCGTCCGGCGTTCAGCGTGCAGAACTACCTGGGGTACTTCACCAGCGGCCTGCCGCGCACCCTCGACCCCGGGGCCGCGGCGGCGAAGCTGCGCACCATGCACACCTACGCCTGGACGGACCCCGGGAACTACTGCGGCTCCCCCGCCGGCTGCGGCGACCGGAAAGTGGCCGCCCGGCCCCGCGGCCACGGCTGGACCGACTCCGTCCGCTACACCCGCGGCGAGTCGACGTCCTGGACGCAGCCGGGCCGGGACGGCGGGCTGTGGGCGTTCTCCGTGCTCGACACCCGGCTCGCGGTCTGGCACCGCGCGCCGGGCGCGCACGGTGCCTGGAGCGGACCGCGGCTGCTGCCCGGTGCGGGTCTCGACAGCGGGGTGACCTCCGTGCGGCTGCGGGACGGCCGCGTCGCCGTGTTCGCCACCCGCACGACGCTGGGCGAGGGCCCCGGCGGGTACCGCCGCGAGGTGGTGAGCGCCGTCCAGCGCACACCGGACGGCGCCTTCGGCCCGTGGCGGTCCCTGGGCACACCGGAACGCGACGACGCGAGCGGCCTCTCCGACATCAGCGCACCCGCTGCGGCCGTCGACCGGGCGGGGCGGATCACCGTCTACCTGCGCACCAGCCGCTACACCCTGAGCTCCCTCGCCCAGCGCGACGACGGCAGCTGGACCGGGTGGCGCGACCGGGGCGGCCGCGATCTGCACGGCGACCCGGTGGTCGCGTCCGACGCGAGCGGCCGCCAGCACGTCTTCGCCGCCGGGCCGGCGACGGTGTGGTCCTGGACGCAGCAGGCGCCGGGCGCCCCGCTGACCGGTCCGGCGGCGACCGGCCTCCCGCCGACGACGCTGGCGCTGAGCGCGGCGCCGGACGGCGACGGCGTACGGCTCTGGTTCCGCAAGCCCGCCTCCGGGGCGGTCCGCACGGTCCGCTTCTCCGGCCCGGTGGCCTCCGGCGTCACCGAACTCGGCGGGCCCGCGGGCTTCGGCCCGGTCAGCGCCTCCGGCCCCGGGAACACGCTGCTCGCCGCCCGCTCCGGTACGGGCGTCCCCGGCGTGTCGTTCCCGCCGGCCGGCGGGAACGGCGCCGCGGGCAGCGGCGGGAGCGGCGGCGCGGGTGCCGCCGGCCGCACCGCGGACACGGGACGGTGGCACGCCGCCGGCCCGCTCTTCGTCGGCGCGCCCTCGGGCACGGGGACGGGCCTGGGAGCGGTGGGCCAGGACGGGCGGCTCTACTGGTCGCCGCCCGGTGGCTCCGGCGGCTGGACGCCGGTCGGCTGA
- a CDS encoding pyridoxamine 5'-phosphate oxidase family protein, with the protein MPPTPAAEPATRLDPRFSDPRAAAAPWSDAVALLEAAEVFWLTTVRPDARPHVTPLIAVWHDGALHFCTGPAERKARNLRDNRSVVLTTGGNTLGEGSDLVVEGEAERVTDTGTLRALAAAYAGKYGPAWTFGVGDGVFVGDGGEALVFRVAPRTAFGFTKGDAFGQTRWRFPR; encoded by the coding sequence ATGCCCCCGACACCCGCTGCCGAGCCGGCCACCCGGCTGGACCCGCGCTTCAGCGACCCCAGGGCCGCCGCGGCGCCCTGGTCCGACGCGGTCGCCCTGCTGGAGGCCGCCGAGGTCTTCTGGCTGACGACCGTCCGCCCCGACGCGCGGCCGCACGTCACCCCCCTGATCGCGGTCTGGCACGACGGCGCGCTGCACTTCTGCACCGGCCCCGCCGAGCGCAAGGCGCGCAACCTCCGCGACAACCGGTCGGTCGTGCTGACCACGGGCGGCAACACGCTGGGCGAGGGCTCCGACCTGGTCGTCGAGGGCGAGGCGGAACGCGTCACGGACACCGGGACGCTGCGCGCGCTCGCGGCCGCCTACGCCGGGAAGTACGGGCCCGCGTGGACGTTCGGCGTCGGTGACGGCGTGTTTGTCGGCGACGGCGGCGAGGCCCTGGTATTCCGGGTGGCGCCGCGGACCGCGTTCGGCTTCACGAAGGGCGACGCCTTCGGCCAGACCCGCTGGCGCTTCCCGCGCTGA
- a CDS encoding VOC family protein: MEMTLEVVTLPVSDLDRAKTFYADAVGFTADLDQEVAPGMRIVQLTPPGSRCSVVLMSGMPRNEGQPSMAPGSLHALQLCVTDIAAAHAELSARGVPVSPVQHVGEKGWEEGPGQEWNSFMFFKDPDGNSWCVQEAPAPLSER, translated from the coding sequence GTGGAAATGACCCTCGAAGTGGTGACCCTCCCCGTCTCCGACCTGGACCGTGCGAAGACCTTCTACGCCGACGCCGTGGGCTTCACGGCCGACCTCGACCAGGAAGTGGCCCCGGGCATGCGCATCGTGCAGCTGACCCCGCCGGGCTCGCGCTGTTCCGTCGTCCTCATGTCCGGCATGCCGCGCAACGAGGGGCAGCCCTCGATGGCCCCCGGCTCGCTGCACGCGCTCCAGCTGTGCGTCACGGACATCGCCGCGGCCCATGCCGAGCTCTCCGCACGCGGCGTGCCCGTCTCGCCGGTCCAGCACGTCGGCGAGAAGGGCTGGGAGGAGGGGCCGGGGCAGGAGTGGAACTCGTTCATGTTCTTCAAGGACCCCGACGGCAACTCCTGGTGCGTCCAGGAGGCGCCCGCGCCTCTCTCGGAGCGCTGA
- a CDS encoding serine/threonine-protein kinase encodes MVHGADGADLPDRIGGYAVERELGAGGMGTVYLARSRGGRAVAVKVARPELAADPHFRERFRAEVAAARSVGGFHTAPVVDADPDAAAPWLATAYIPGPTLSALVAAEGPMDEARLRQLGAALAEALAAVHACGLVHRDLKPGNIIMAADGPRVLDFGIARALESTRLTATGTAFGTPGFLAPEQAQGLDVDGAADVFALGAVLVAAAGGSAFGAGTPMGLMYRSVHEPPDLAAVPEGLRPAVASCLAKEPAGRPTPAELLDLFLPDAADHPPTVALPPPPPYAPHGASPFGPPPQGAAAFGPPPHGAASFPGTPSAAAPYGVAPSAPGPYGAAPPAAGPYGGTPPHQAPTAPFPPDGTAGGNADGAEPVFMAVDARASVLIDASGVALSTDEHHLHFPWPEIGTVQYAPEGPRHLRVVVRLRDGGVHHCLLTARRRSRRQEWLEDLPLILECFL; translated from the coding sequence ATGGTGCACGGGGCGGACGGCGCGGACCTGCCGGATCGTATCGGCGGGTACGCGGTGGAACGGGAGTTGGGCGCCGGCGGGATGGGCACCGTCTACCTGGCGCGGTCGCGCGGCGGACGGGCGGTGGCCGTGAAGGTGGCCCGCCCCGAACTCGCCGCCGACCCCCACTTCCGCGAACGGTTCCGGGCCGAGGTCGCCGCCGCCCGGAGCGTGGGCGGGTTCCACACCGCGCCGGTGGTGGACGCGGACCCGGACGCGGCGGCCCCCTGGCTGGCCACGGCCTACATCCCCGGACCGACGCTCTCCGCCCTGGTCGCGGCGGAGGGGCCGATGGACGAGGCACGGCTGCGGCAGCTGGGCGCGGCGCTCGCCGAGGCGCTGGCGGCCGTCCACGCCTGCGGTCTGGTGCACCGCGACCTGAAGCCCGGCAACATCATCATGGCCGCGGACGGGCCGCGGGTCCTGGACTTCGGCATCGCGCGGGCCCTGGAGTCGACCCGGCTCACGGCCACCGGGACGGCGTTCGGGACGCCGGGCTTCCTGGCGCCCGAGCAGGCGCAGGGGCTCGACGTCGACGGCGCGGCCGACGTGTTCGCGCTGGGTGCCGTGCTGGTGGCGGCGGCGGGCGGCAGCGCGTTCGGCGCGGGTACGCCGATGGGGCTGATGTACCGGTCGGTGCACGAACCGCCGGACCTCGCCGCGGTACCGGAGGGGCTGCGGCCGGCCGTGGCGTCGTGCCTGGCCAAGGAGCCCGCAGGGCGGCCCACGCCGGCAGAGCTGCTGGACCTGTTCCTGCCCGACGCGGCAGACCACCCGCCCACGGTGGCGCTCCCGCCGCCGCCCCCCTACGCGCCGCACGGGGCCTCGCCGTTCGGACCCCCGCCCCAGGGTGCGGCCGCGTTCGGCCCCCCGCCGCACGGTGCGGCCTCGTTCCCCGGGACGCCGTCCGCTGCCGCCCCGTACGGCGTCGCGCCGTCCGCCCCCGGGCCGTACGGCGCGGCGCCGCCCGCCGCCGGGCCCTACGGCGGGACGCCGCCCCACCAGGCGCCCACCGCCCCCTTCCCGCCGGACGGGACCGCGGGCGGGAACGCGGACGGCGCCGAGCCCGTGTTCATGGCCGTCGACGCCAGGGCCTCGGTCCTGATCGACGCCTCGGGCGTGGCGCTGAGCACGGACGAGCACCATCTCCACTTCCCCTGGCCCGAGATCGGCACCGTCCAGTACGCGCCCGAGGGGCCCAGGCACCTCCGCGTCGTCGTCCGCCTCCGTGACGGCGGCGTCCACCACTGCCTGCTGACAGCCCGCCGCAGGTCCCGCCGCCAGGAGTGGCTGGAGGACCTGCCGCTGATCCTGGAGTGCTTCCTCTGA
- a CDS encoding substrate-binding domain-containing protein, with the protein MAASAQERRTRILDVVREAGSIRVVELAERLGIPAVTVRRDVAALADDGRLERTHGSVALPGGGAGGRGGGQGRVIGMLVPTVGQYFDEVVAGASAAATAAGARVVLGIAPYGAGSDRAQVERLLESDVDGLLLTPNWTPGEGLVGSDWLGELPVPAVLTERRAAPASPAAGLDAVCSDHRHGVLLALRRLAGLGHEAVLLAARADTRTAHEVRAGYAAAVGHLGLAQLPVIDVPSPADSRSPGDDGDLAARIAEAARSGVRAVLVHNDQDAIQLPPLLRAHGLTVPEDMALISYDDVYASLSQPPLTAVAPPKRAVGSEALGLLLRRLATGDEMPVHQTELLPTLKIRKSCGGPVA; encoded by the coding sequence ATGGCCGCTTCGGCACAGGAACGGCGCACCCGGATCCTCGACGTGGTGCGCGAGGCCGGGTCGATCCGGGTCGTGGAGCTCGCCGAGCGTCTCGGCATCCCCGCGGTCACCGTCCGGCGCGACGTCGCCGCGCTCGCCGACGACGGCAGGCTGGAGCGCACCCACGGCTCGGTCGCGCTGCCGGGCGGAGGGGCCGGCGGGCGGGGCGGCGGACAGGGCCGGGTGATCGGCATGCTGGTGCCGACCGTCGGACAGTACTTCGACGAGGTCGTCGCCGGGGCCAGTGCCGCCGCGACGGCGGCCGGCGCGCGGGTGGTCCTCGGCATCGCCCCGTACGGCGCCGGCAGCGACCGCGCCCAGGTCGAGCGCCTGCTGGAGTCGGACGTCGACGGGCTGCTGCTCACACCCAACTGGACGCCCGGCGAAGGGCTGGTGGGCAGCGACTGGCTCGGCGAGCTGCCCGTGCCCGCCGTGCTGACGGAGCGCCGCGCCGCCCCGGCGAGCCCGGCGGCCGGGCTGGACGCGGTCTGCTCCGACCACCGCCACGGGGTTCTCCTCGCCCTGCGCCGCCTCGCCGGGCTCGGTCACGAGGCGGTGCTGCTCGCCGCCCGCGCCGACACCCGCACCGCGCACGAGGTCCGCGCGGGTTACGCGGCGGCGGTGGGGCATCTCGGGCTGGCGCAGCTGCCGGTGATCGACGTCCCGTCCCCCGCGGACTCCCGTTCGCCCGGGGACGACGGCGACCTCGCCGCGCGGATCGCGGAAGCCGCCCGCTCCGGTGTGCGGGCGGTGCTGGTCCACAACGACCAGGACGCCATCCAGCTGCCGCCGCTGCTGCGGGCGCACGGCCTCACGGTCCCCGAGGACATGGCGCTGATCTCGTACGACGACGTCTACGCGTCCCTGTCCCAGCCGCCGCTGACCGCGGTGGCCCCGCCGAAGCGCGCGGTGGGCTCGGAGGCGCTGGGACTGCTGCTGCGCCGGCTCGCGACGGGCGACGAGATGCCCGTCCACCAGACGGAACTGCTCCCCACCCTCAAGATCCGCAAGTCCTGCGGCGGACCGGTCGCCTGA